A genomic region of Arachis hypogaea cultivar Tifrunner chromosome 5, arahy.Tifrunner.gnm2.J5K5, whole genome shotgun sequence contains the following coding sequences:
- the LOC112799861 gene encoding carboxylesterase 20-like, producing the protein MSHPLSKSASSPLTIDDPLKNLGIVRNQDGSITRIIQYPTTPPTQDLINPILTKDLPLNPKNKTWVRIFLPKKALQNQNNSTKLPLIVYYHGGGFIYTSASSTINHDFCSNMSLQLSAVIASVDYRLAPEYRLPAAYDDSVEALHWLRTTDETWVRDYADFSKCYIMGSSAGGNIAYHVGLLVSTTVNSFDFDPLKIRGLILHHPFFGGSQRTESELRSVNDPVLPIGNCDLMWELALPEGAGRDHWYCNPTVVDDDVCFEEIKRLRWKVFVLGCYGDPMIDRMVGLVAMLRRKGVEVVDHFGEGHHGVAYGDPSNEKFFLRIKDFIDI; encoded by the coding sequence ATGTCTCATCCTCTATCAAAATCAGCTTCATCGCCATTAACCATCGACGATCCTTTGAAAAACCTTGGCATAGTTCGAAACCAAGATGGAAGTATCACAAGGATCATTCAATATCCAACAACTCCACCAACACAAGACCTAATAAACCCTATTCTGACCAAAGATCTCCCTCTAAATCCTAAAAACAAAACTTGGGTACGCATATTCCTACCCAAAAAGgcacttcaaaatcaaaataactcAACAAAGCTCCCTCTTATAGTTTACTACCATGGTGGTGGTTTCATATACACAAGTGCTTCTTCCACCATCAACCATGACTTCTGCTCTAACATGTCACTCCAACTCTCCGCCGTCATCGCTTCCGTTGACTACCGTCTTGCCCCGGAATACCGGCTGCCTGCGGCCTACGACGACTCCGTGGAGGCCTTGCATTGGCTAAGAACCACCGATGAAACATGGGTACGTGACTATGCTGATTTTTCTAAGTGTTACATCATGGGTTCTAGTGCGGGAGGGAACATTGCTTACCATGTAGGGCTACTTGTGTCCACAACCGTTAATTCGTTTGACTTTGACCCTTTGAAGATCAGAGGGCTTATATTGCACCATCCGTTTTTCGGTGGGTCCCAGAGGACTGAGTCTGAGTTGAGGTCGGTCAACGATCCGGTTCTGCCTATTGGGAACTGCGATCTTATGTGGGAGCTGGCGTTGCCTGAGGGTGCAGGGAGGGACCACTGGTATTGCAATCCAACGGTGGTGGATGATGATGTGTGTTTTGAAGAGATCAAACGGCTGAGATGGAAGGTCTTTGTTTTGGGATGTTATGGGGACCCTATGATTGATCGCATGGTGGGGTTGGTGGCCATGTTGAGAAGAAAAGGTGTTGAGGTTGTCGATCACTTTGGAGAAGGCCATCATGGGGTTGCATATGGTGATCCAAGCAACGAGAAATTCTTCCTTCGAATAAAAGATTtcatagatatataa